Proteins from a single region of Scleropages formosus chromosome 22, fSclFor1.1, whole genome shotgun sequence:
- the ccdc66 gene encoding coiled-coil domain-containing protein 66 isoform X1: MNLGDGLVFAFENGKPKIVLSHHTVQLRNSKEVPSIARPPKVLCKSLQGFDEAVPEKPQRGTSSRRKTVPDASAIRKENKAPSRFTFKDTSTENRASPLAKFPARARPSRKSEKDQRVPSQKQSKVATESSKESMVCLTREQLQMILNTISQASGNSSVNPSCSSQPLSGGSQDELNEETTVSGTEKSHPGAVGESAHHNKNDNSAAESKDDRVISHGLSRDLFSTLGEREREKKALEAKREQWKKELEEQLALKQQQQKIRSEAELDYSHSGKQGGGAASKATTRHIIRQLGEETSSRPASSLEDDGSQSKAEYSKSQQDLPAAIRSAFVLGEAAPLEHAFSAKKQEQQRKWLQELDHQREEAKLRRMQEKLDRARGEDLERWAVHFDSHPKSSSQLHLAVVEQEQEPRSTLAASHQQSPVGTTGEEHLERETMDATGGVLPKARHLRTMTSLLDPAQIEDRERKRLKELEHQRAVLAQVEERRRQREQEAALRQAEEQAEERRLALEWEHQQQQYQLDTLRQKEKEELHTRKTEELYLSVQRAQEEAMKEKQQQRIRELAVKGHDVSKLLLDRDKAFVSTHTVDSKDTQILPTRSLKEDLRNEPEGSIVAFPRKDTAVQTDADLLSMGWTAGVAAVDRVMATRVPIDYRPPSNVKKPKREVRMLERTLVKGKENVCVEDTPQGADPYEPFARTDRDRLQRGGRTAWNTRRPSKPFIPASERYPPGLQQHRQESRLRRQMELLTLMEKNSTSRAPRREPSPPQPTELHGALTQRREEHSHSRPSVSHQENGTRSPPVPAVERRLQQHTALPPSPPAQEATERPPSSTFIPYVRTDEVYHLDPLAPISRPSTKEHQLQAQPGDDHNRPTSNAIQHDPLLNPQLLKNKTRQQAILKRLSELRQGLLQKQKELESGFNPLLLGQERVLPSIHHPL; encoded by the exons ATGAATCTGGG agatgGCCTGgtatttgcatttgaaaatggAAAGCCAAAGATTGTTCTCTCACATCACA CTGTTCAACTAAGAAATTCAAAGGAG GTTCCTAGTATAGCCAGGCCTCCAAAAGTTCTCTGTAAATCGCTGCAAGGTTTTGATGAAGCCGTGCCAGAGAAACCTCAAAGGGGCACTAGCTCGAGAAGAAAGACCGTCCCAGACGCATCTGCAATCAGGAAGGAGAACAAGGCTCCTAGCAGATTTACTTTTAAGGATACCAGCACAGAAAACAGAGCCTCTCCGCTGGCCAAATTTCCAGCCAGAGCGCGGCCTTCCAGGAAGTCCGAGAAAGACCAGCGGGTTCCGTCCCAGAAGCAGTCCAAGGTAGCTACAGAGAGCTCAAAGGAGAGCATGGTGTGCCTGACACGGGAGCAGCTGCAGATGATCCTCAACACTATCAGCCAAGCATCAGGCAACAGTTCAGTAAACCCAAGCTGCAGCAGCCAGCCCCTTTCAG GAGGATCTCAAGATGAATTGAATGAGGAGACCACTGTGAGTGGGACAGAGAAAAGCCACCCAGGGGCTGTTGGTGAATCTGCTCACCACAACAAGAATGACAACAGCGCAGCAGAAAGCAAAGATGACAG GGTGATTTCGCATGGGTTGTCACGTGATCTCTTCAGCACTCTGGGTgaaagagaaagggaaaagaaagcTCTAGAAGCTAAGAGGGAACAATGGAAGAAAGAACTAG aAGAACAGTTGGctttgaagcagcagcagcagaaaatcAGATCAGAAGCAGAGTTGGACTATAGCCACTCGGGTAAACAGGGTGGTGGAGCTGCATCTAAAGCCACCACAAGGCATATTATTAGG CAGTTGGGAGAGGAGACATCATCAAGACCTGCTTCAAGCCTGGAGGATGATGGCAGTCAATCCAAGGCAGAGTACTCCAAGAGCCAACAGGACCTTCCGGCTGCCATTCGCTCTGCCTTTGTCCTGGGG GAAGCTGCTCCACTGGAACATGCCTTCAGTGCCAAAAAACAGGAGCAGCAGAGAAAGTGGCTGCAGGAGCTGGACCACCAGAGGGAGGAGGCTAAACTGAGACGCATGCAGGAGAAACTGGATCGTGCTCGG GGAGAGGATCTGGAACGCTGGGCTGTTCATTTTGACTCGCACCCGAAGAGTTCATCTCAGCTGCACCTTGCTGTGGttgagcaggagcaggagcccCGTAGCACCCTTGCTGCAAGCCATCAGCAGTCTCCTGTGGGTACAACAGGAGAAGAGCATCTGGAAAGGGAGACCATGGATGCCACTGGAGGTGTACTGCCAAAAGCAAG ACATTTGCGTACCATGACGTCGCTCCTGGATCCAGCGCAGATtgaggacagagagaggaaaCGCTTGAAAGAGCTGGAGCATCAG CGTGCCGTACTAGCACAAGTGGAggagcggcggcggcagcgagAGCAAGAGGCGGCACTGAGGCAGGCGGAGGAGCAAGCAGAGGAGCGGAGGTTGGCCCTTGAGTGGGAGCATCAGCAACAGCAATACCAGCTGGACACACTGCGGCAGAAAGAAAAGGAG GAGCTCCACACACGGAAAACAGAGGAGCTTTACTTGAGTGTGCAGAGAGCACAGGAGGAAGCAatgaaggagaagcagcagcagaggatCCGTGAATTGGCAGTCAAGGGCCATGATGTCTCCAAGCTCCTGTTGGATAGGGATAAAGCATTTGTGTCGACACACA cAGTTGACAGCAAGGATACACAAATCTTGCCAACAAGAAGTCTGAAGGAAGATCTGCGTAATGAGCCAGAAGGATCCATTGTTGCATTTCCCAGGAAAGACACTGCAGTGCAGACTG ACGCTGACTTACTAAGCATGGGATGGACAGCAGGAGTAGCAGCAGTGGACAGAGTCATGGCCACCAGGGTCCCAATAGACTACAGGCCACCTTCCAATGTCAAAAAGCCAAAGCGAGAAGTGCGAATGCTGGAAAGAACCCTCGTGAAAGGGAAGGAGAACGTGTGTGTGGAGGACACACCACAGGGAGCAGACCCCTATGAACCCTTCGCCCGGACAGACAGGGACCGCTTGCAGCGGGGTGGGAGAACGGCGTGGAACACGCGGAGGCCGAGTAAGCCTTTCATACCAGCATCGGAGCGTTATCCCCCagggctgcagcagcacaggCAGGAGAGCCGACTAAGGAGACAGATGGAGCTGCTGACCCTCATGGAGAAGAACAGCACGTCGAGAGCACCTCGCAGAGAACCTTCTCCACCTCAACCCACGGAGCTGCACGGAGCCCTCACACAGAGAAGA GAGGAACATTCTCATAGTCGTCCTTCAGTTTCCCACCAAGAAAATGG GACTCGGTCTCCACCAGTTCCTGCTGTAGAACGCAGGCTTCAGCAGCACACAGCcctgcccccttcccctcctgcACAAGAGGCTACTGAGCGTCCGCCGTCCTCCACCTTCATCCCTTATGTGCGCACAGATGAGGTGTACCATCTGGACCCTTTGGCACCCATCTCCAGGCCCTCAACGAAGGAGCACCAGCTGCAGGCACAGCCAG GTGATGACCACAACAGGCCTACCTCAAATGCCATTCAGCATGACCCCCTCTTGAACCCACAGCTGCTGAAGAACAAGACGAGACAGCAGGCAATCCTCAAGAGGCTATCTGAACTGAGGCAG GGCCTGTTGCAAAAGCAGAAAGAGCTGGAGTCAGGATTCAACCCTCTGCTGCTGGGCCAGGAACGAGTTCTGCCCTCCATACACCATCCCTTGTGA
- the ccdc66 gene encoding coiled-coil domain-containing protein 66 isoform X2, producing MNLGDGLVFAFENGKPKIVLSHHTVQLRNSKEVPSIARPPKVLCKSLQGFDEAVPEKPQRGTSSRRKTVPDASAIRKENKAPSRFTFKDTSTENRASPLAKFPARARPSRKSEKDQRVPSQKQSKVATESSKESMVCLTREQLQMILNTISQASGNSSVNPSCSSQPLSGGSQDELNEETTVSGTEKSHPGAVGESAHHNKNDNSAAESKDDRVISHGLSRDLFSTLGEREREKKALEAKREQWKKELEEQLALKQQQQKIRSEAELDYSHSGKQGGGAASKATTRHIIRLGEETSSRPASSLEDDGSQSKAEYSKSQQDLPAAIRSAFVLGEAAPLEHAFSAKKQEQQRKWLQELDHQREEAKLRRMQEKLDRARGEDLERWAVHFDSHPKSSSQLHLAVVEQEQEPRSTLAASHQQSPVGTTGEEHLERETMDATGGVLPKARHLRTMTSLLDPAQIEDRERKRLKELEHQRAVLAQVEERRRQREQEAALRQAEEQAEERRLALEWEHQQQQYQLDTLRQKEKEELHTRKTEELYLSVQRAQEEAMKEKQQQRIRELAVKGHDVSKLLLDRDKAFVSTHTVDSKDTQILPTRSLKEDLRNEPEGSIVAFPRKDTAVQTDADLLSMGWTAGVAAVDRVMATRVPIDYRPPSNVKKPKREVRMLERTLVKGKENVCVEDTPQGADPYEPFARTDRDRLQRGGRTAWNTRRPSKPFIPASERYPPGLQQHRQESRLRRQMELLTLMEKNSTSRAPRREPSPPQPTELHGALTQRREEHSHSRPSVSHQENGTRSPPVPAVERRLQQHTALPPSPPAQEATERPPSSTFIPYVRTDEVYHLDPLAPISRPSTKEHQLQAQPGDDHNRPTSNAIQHDPLLNPQLLKNKTRQQAILKRLSELRQGLLQKQKELESGFNPLLLGQERVLPSIHHPL from the exons ATGAATCTGGG agatgGCCTGgtatttgcatttgaaaatggAAAGCCAAAGATTGTTCTCTCACATCACA CTGTTCAACTAAGAAATTCAAAGGAG GTTCCTAGTATAGCCAGGCCTCCAAAAGTTCTCTGTAAATCGCTGCAAGGTTTTGATGAAGCCGTGCCAGAGAAACCTCAAAGGGGCACTAGCTCGAGAAGAAAGACCGTCCCAGACGCATCTGCAATCAGGAAGGAGAACAAGGCTCCTAGCAGATTTACTTTTAAGGATACCAGCACAGAAAACAGAGCCTCTCCGCTGGCCAAATTTCCAGCCAGAGCGCGGCCTTCCAGGAAGTCCGAGAAAGACCAGCGGGTTCCGTCCCAGAAGCAGTCCAAGGTAGCTACAGAGAGCTCAAAGGAGAGCATGGTGTGCCTGACACGGGAGCAGCTGCAGATGATCCTCAACACTATCAGCCAAGCATCAGGCAACAGTTCAGTAAACCCAAGCTGCAGCAGCCAGCCCCTTTCAG GAGGATCTCAAGATGAATTGAATGAGGAGACCACTGTGAGTGGGACAGAGAAAAGCCACCCAGGGGCTGTTGGTGAATCTGCTCACCACAACAAGAATGACAACAGCGCAGCAGAAAGCAAAGATGACAG GGTGATTTCGCATGGGTTGTCACGTGATCTCTTCAGCACTCTGGGTgaaagagaaagggaaaagaaagcTCTAGAAGCTAAGAGGGAACAATGGAAGAAAGAACTAG aAGAACAGTTGGctttgaagcagcagcagcagaaaatcAGATCAGAAGCAGAGTTGGACTATAGCCACTCGGGTAAACAGGGTGGTGGAGCTGCATCTAAAGCCACCACAAGGCATATTATTAGG TTGGGAGAGGAGACATCATCAAGACCTGCTTCAAGCCTGGAGGATGATGGCAGTCAATCCAAGGCAGAGTACTCCAAGAGCCAACAGGACCTTCCGGCTGCCATTCGCTCTGCCTTTGTCCTGGGG GAAGCTGCTCCACTGGAACATGCCTTCAGTGCCAAAAAACAGGAGCAGCAGAGAAAGTGGCTGCAGGAGCTGGACCACCAGAGGGAGGAGGCTAAACTGAGACGCATGCAGGAGAAACTGGATCGTGCTCGG GGAGAGGATCTGGAACGCTGGGCTGTTCATTTTGACTCGCACCCGAAGAGTTCATCTCAGCTGCACCTTGCTGTGGttgagcaggagcaggagcccCGTAGCACCCTTGCTGCAAGCCATCAGCAGTCTCCTGTGGGTACAACAGGAGAAGAGCATCTGGAAAGGGAGACCATGGATGCCACTGGAGGTGTACTGCCAAAAGCAAG ACATTTGCGTACCATGACGTCGCTCCTGGATCCAGCGCAGATtgaggacagagagaggaaaCGCTTGAAAGAGCTGGAGCATCAG CGTGCCGTACTAGCACAAGTGGAggagcggcggcggcagcgagAGCAAGAGGCGGCACTGAGGCAGGCGGAGGAGCAAGCAGAGGAGCGGAGGTTGGCCCTTGAGTGGGAGCATCAGCAACAGCAATACCAGCTGGACACACTGCGGCAGAAAGAAAAGGAG GAGCTCCACACACGGAAAACAGAGGAGCTTTACTTGAGTGTGCAGAGAGCACAGGAGGAAGCAatgaaggagaagcagcagcagaggatCCGTGAATTGGCAGTCAAGGGCCATGATGTCTCCAAGCTCCTGTTGGATAGGGATAAAGCATTTGTGTCGACACACA cAGTTGACAGCAAGGATACACAAATCTTGCCAACAAGAAGTCTGAAGGAAGATCTGCGTAATGAGCCAGAAGGATCCATTGTTGCATTTCCCAGGAAAGACACTGCAGTGCAGACTG ACGCTGACTTACTAAGCATGGGATGGACAGCAGGAGTAGCAGCAGTGGACAGAGTCATGGCCACCAGGGTCCCAATAGACTACAGGCCACCTTCCAATGTCAAAAAGCCAAAGCGAGAAGTGCGAATGCTGGAAAGAACCCTCGTGAAAGGGAAGGAGAACGTGTGTGTGGAGGACACACCACAGGGAGCAGACCCCTATGAACCCTTCGCCCGGACAGACAGGGACCGCTTGCAGCGGGGTGGGAGAACGGCGTGGAACACGCGGAGGCCGAGTAAGCCTTTCATACCAGCATCGGAGCGTTATCCCCCagggctgcagcagcacaggCAGGAGAGCCGACTAAGGAGACAGATGGAGCTGCTGACCCTCATGGAGAAGAACAGCACGTCGAGAGCACCTCGCAGAGAACCTTCTCCACCTCAACCCACGGAGCTGCACGGAGCCCTCACACAGAGAAGA GAGGAACATTCTCATAGTCGTCCTTCAGTTTCCCACCAAGAAAATGG GACTCGGTCTCCACCAGTTCCTGCTGTAGAACGCAGGCTTCAGCAGCACACAGCcctgcccccttcccctcctgcACAAGAGGCTACTGAGCGTCCGCCGTCCTCCACCTTCATCCCTTATGTGCGCACAGATGAGGTGTACCATCTGGACCCTTTGGCACCCATCTCCAGGCCCTCAACGAAGGAGCACCAGCTGCAGGCACAGCCAG GTGATGACCACAACAGGCCTACCTCAAATGCCATTCAGCATGACCCCCTCTTGAACCCACAGCTGCTGAAGAACAAGACGAGACAGCAGGCAATCCTCAAGAGGCTATCTGAACTGAGGCAG GGCCTGTTGCAAAAGCAGAAAGAGCTGGAGTCAGGATTCAACCCTCTGCTGCTGGGCCAGGAACGAGTTCTGCCCTCCATACACCATCCCTTGTGA